Proteins encoded together in one Chloroflexota bacterium window:
- a CDS encoding DUF362 domain-containing protein, whose protein sequence is MARSEVFYMDAHSESTETSLVAKMTTVFDAAGLDKMIKPNDIVAIKLHCGEWNNTAYLRPVYARALADRIKELGGRPFVCDTTTSTYSPWGSRSSELDILLTAERNGYNSATLGCPFICADGFIGTSDFRVDIPEGYLLKEAYVAQAIAAADVLIALTHFKGHGMGVIGGALKNLGIGAQSKRGKLNVHMGGHPNYGYGAAAIFHPERFQGKENTPDWEILEDCCPFDLYHINENDELEWDRDRCATCLGCFGVMGPRGLAEIPPVNFDAVDVAIADACLAVEKVVGRDKVGYINLAIDVSPRCDCANHADVPIVPHLGVFASTDAVAIDMACVDKAKESQGMPGSAAEMMEAHHPGDHKFEAAAATFHGQSEVASINTGHEIGLGSRDYTLVEVEPQDAEMHKFPYDRRPSRQRFKERFAKFQPFPYDRHDGKGFLRNDVVDFETVKRHYDHSTNGHHAEEEVEIRELQPADDDE, encoded by the coding sequence ATGGCAAGATCCGAAGTTTTCTATATGGATGCTCATTCGGAATCCACGGAGACTAGCCTCGTCGCGAAGATGACTACGGTGTTCGACGCTGCAGGGCTTGACAAGATGATCAAGCCCAACGACATCGTGGCTATCAAGTTGCACTGCGGCGAGTGGAACAACACGGCTTATCTGCGACCCGTCTATGCGCGGGCGCTGGCAGACCGCATCAAGGAACTGGGTGGGCGGCCGTTCGTTTGCGACACGACCACCTCCACCTATTCGCCTTGGGGCTCGCGCTCCAGCGAGCTGGACATCTTGCTGACGGCAGAGCGCAACGGTTACAACTCGGCGACGCTGGGTTGCCCGTTCATCTGCGCGGACGGCTTTATCGGCACGAGCGACTTCCGCGTGGACATCCCCGAAGGCTACCTGCTGAAGGAAGCCTATGTCGCGCAGGCTATAGCGGCGGCTGATGTGCTCATCGCGCTGACTCACTTCAAGGGACACGGCATGGGCGTCATCGGCGGCGCGCTCAAGAACCTCGGTATCGGCGCGCAGTCCAAGCGCGGCAAGCTGAATGTACACATGGGCGGCCACCCGAACTACGGCTACGGCGCAGCGGCGATTTTCCATCCGGAACGCTTCCAGGGTAAGGAGAATACGCCGGACTGGGAGATTCTCGAGGATTGCTGCCCGTTCGACCTGTATCACATCAATGAGAACGACGAGCTCGAGTGGGATCGCGACCGCTGCGCGACCTGCCTAGGCTGCTTCGGCGTTATGGGACCGCGCGGTCTCGCCGAAATCCCGCCGGTCAACTTCGATGCGGTCGATGTCGCCATCGCAGACGCCTGCTTGGCAGTGGAGAAGGTTGTCGGACGCGACAAGGTCGGTTACATCAACCTGGCTATCGATGTTTCGCCACGCTGCGACTGCGCGAACCACGCGGATGTTCCGATTGTTCCGCATCTGGGCGTGTTCGCCAGCACGGACGCCGTCGCCATTGACATGGCGTGCGTTGACAAGGCGAAGGAGTCGCAGGGCATGCCCGGCTCCGCAGCCGAGATGATGGAAGCGCACCATCCGGGCGACCACAAGTTCGAAGCCGCAGCCGCGACATTCCATGGTCAGAGCGAAGTCGCAAGCATCAACACCGGTCACGAGATTGGCTTGGGCAGCCGCGACTACACGCTGGTCGAGGTAGAGCCGCAAGACGCCGAAATGCACAAGTTCCCGTACGACCGCAGGCCCAGCAGGCAGCGGTTCAAGGAGCGCTTCGCCAAGTTCCAGCCGTTCCCGTATGACAGGCACGACGGCAAGGGCTTCCTCCGCAACGACGTTGTGGACTTCGAGACTGTGAAGCGGCACTATGACCATTCCACCAATGGCCACCATGCAGAAGAGGAAGTCGAGATCCGCGAGTTGCAGCCTGCGGACGACGACGAATAG
- a CDS encoding NAD(P)-dependent oxidoreductase yields MSGVVLVTGGAGSVGRMLVEKLAADGQPARIFDLPFMDFSGLEDRDGIEIVKGDITDAAQVADAIDGVGVVVHLAALLPPNSERNRDRTFSVNVGGTENIIKAMEERAPDATLIFTSSISTYGTTFDEEPPVRVDHPQSAIDIYADSKIVGERMVRESSLNWVAMRIAGIMVPAFMEPPSPWPFVAEQRVEMVHRDDVVDALFASVNAPDAANKILNIAGGPTWQMHGEDYARDFYGFMGAPFEDVDYRPSPGWVDWYDTEESQRLLGYQNRSYQHYSDEMNAIIEEMMAE; encoded by the coding sequence ATGAGCGGCGTAGTTCTCGTTACGGGCGGCGCGGGCAGCGTTGGCCGCATGCTGGTGGAAAAGCTGGCGGCGGACGGACAGCCCGCGCGCATCTTCGACCTGCCCTTTATGGACTTTTCCGGGCTGGAGGACAGGGACGGCATAGAAATCGTCAAGGGCGACATTACGGACGCGGCGCAGGTGGCAGACGCCATCGATGGCGTGGGTGTCGTGGTGCATCTGGCGGCGCTGCTGCCACCGAACAGTGAGAGAAACCGCGACCGCACTTTCTCCGTCAATGTCGGCGGCACGGAGAACATCATCAAGGCGATGGAAGAACGCGCGCCCGACGCCACGCTGATTTTCACATCGTCCATCAGCACTTACGGCACCACTTTCGACGAAGAGCCGCCCGTGCGCGTAGATCATCCGCAGTCCGCTATCGACATATACGCGGACAGCAAGATTGTCGGCGAGCGAATGGTGCGGGAATCGTCGCTGAATTGGGTCGCAATGCGCATAGCGGGCATTATGGTGCCCGCGTTCATGGAACCGCCAAGCCCCTGGCCCTTCGTGGCGGAGCAGCGGGTTGAGATGGTGCACCGCGACGACGTTGTCGATGCGCTGTTCGCGTCTGTGAATGCGCCGGACGCCGCGAACAAGATTCTCAACATCGCAGGCGGTCCGACTTGGCAGATGCACGGCGAAGACTACGCGCGCGACTTCTACGGCTTTATGGGCGCGCCCTTCGAGGATGTGGACTACCGGCCGTCGCCCGGCTGGGTGGACTGGTACGATACCGAAGAGTCACAGCGTCTGCTGGGTTATCAGAATAGGTCGTATCAGCACTACTCGGACGAGATGAATGCTATCATCGAAGAGATGATGGCGGAGTAA
- the larE gene encoding ATP-dependent sacrificial sulfur transferase LarE produces MATQVETTRTIEEKMDALKTILADMGSVIVAYSGGTDSAFLAATAHDVLGEKALAVTAKSPSLAPSELREAVELAERLGLQHRIVETHEVEREDYAANNPNRCFFCKDELYTYLSAYAHDEGYDSIANGTNTDDLGDFRPGLNAAKQYGVRSPMVEADLSKAEIRELSKDMDLPTWDKPAQACLSSRIPYGSMVTVEALTRIAQAEEYLRHEIGIRQLRVRHHDTVARIEVEPQDFITLTDEAVREEVVRKFREIGYSYVTLDLQGFRSGSMNEVLAALRARSG; encoded by the coding sequence ATGGCGACGCAAGTCGAAACAACCAGAACAATCGAAGAGAAGATGGACGCGCTGAAGACCATCCTCGCGGATATGGGGTCAGTCATTGTGGCGTATTCGGGCGGGACGGACAGCGCGTTTCTCGCCGCCACGGCGCACGATGTGCTGGGCGAAAAGGCGCTCGCCGTTACCGCGAAGTCGCCGAGCCTCGCGCCTTCCGAGCTTCGTGAAGCCGTCGAGCTTGCGGAACGGCTAGGACTTCAGCATCGCATCGTCGAAACGCACGAAGTCGAGCGCGAAGACTACGCGGCGAACAACCCCAACCGCTGCTTCTTCTGCAAGGACGAGCTGTACACCTATCTTAGCGCCTACGCACACGACGAAGGCTACGACAGCATCGCCAACGGCACGAACACGGACGACTTGGGAGACTTCCGCCCAGGCTTGAACGCCGCGAAGCAGTATGGCGTACGCAGCCCGATGGTCGAAGCCGACCTGTCAAAAGCAGAAATCCGCGAGCTGTCGAAAGACATGGACTTGCCCACATGGGACAAGCCGGCGCAGGCGTGCCTGTCTTCGCGCATTCCATACGGCTCGATGGTCACAGTTGAGGCGCTTACCCGCATCGCGCAGGCGGAAGAATACCTGCGCCACGAAATCGGCATCCGCCAATTGCGCGTGCGCCATCACGACACGGTCGCGCGCATCGAAGTCGAACCACAGGACTTCATCACGCTGACGGACGAGGCAGTGCGCGAAGAGGTCGTGCGCAAGTTCCGCGAGATTGGCTATTCGTATGTAACGCTCGACCTGCAGGGCTTCCGCTCGGGCAGCATGAACGAGGTGCTGGCGGCGCTGCGAGCGCGCTCCGGATAG
- a CDS encoding NUDIX domain-containing protein, producing MPNGKAGSRDNPEFRPTARVLLIDESGRVLLMRVTTPNDPDIRLWITPGGGLDAGETHEDAALRELYEETGLKAAKLGPCIWTRCHVWQWEARWIGSDERYYLLRVPAFDAVPTAPDEWEMQYVHEQRWWSVPEMIADRDTEVFVPRGMPELLPPILAGEIPEPPIDVGM from the coding sequence ATGCCCAACGGCAAAGCCGGCAGCAGGGACAACCCGGAGTTTCGTCCGACGGCGCGCGTGCTGCTCATTGACGAAAGCGGCCGCGTGCTGCTCATGCGTGTAACCACGCCGAACGACCCTGACATTAGGCTGTGGATTACGCCGGGCGGCGGTCTTGACGCTGGCGAAACGCATGAGGATGCCGCACTGCGCGAGTTGTACGAGGAGACCGGGCTAAAGGCTGCGAAGCTGGGGCCGTGTATCTGGACGCGGTGTCACGTGTGGCAGTGGGAAGCACGGTGGATAGGATCCGACGAGCGATACTACCTGCTGCGCGTCCCAGCGTTTGATGCTGTGCCAACTGCTCCCGATGAGTGGGAGATGCAGTATGTCCACGAGCAGCGCTGGTGGAGTGTACCGGAGATGATTGCCGATAGAGATACCGAAGTCTTTGTACCGCGCGGCATGCCGGAGTTGCTGCCGCCGATATTGGCGGGGGAAATACCGGAGCCGCCGATTGATGTGGGAATGTAG
- a CDS encoding anti-sigma factor: protein MSMSKLLITLGLILLMTTPIAVAHADAHPYSGSGTAVVSDAGAMSDKVTFSMSGVTRLESGMAYEGWLVNSDSDDKVSTGVMTVLPDGSISHSWTDPDGGNILAMYDTVAITVETVPDDDPGPSATMAFANTLPSNLLGPVRELVVGEQAVAYMLQTQVGAAMSKISDAQAADDLDALHASTQEAVDIIDADDGVIALAAKTTELGSIVYQAAVDAVVKDACECVTMSGENIQSWAASAKEDAAAVMAEDDLDTAKVLLNIVNGKLMAAADGIEASDMGGASDAYMSAQRMATFTLPPPTPAAAPSVGDNYVPTTMHLMLFAALMLLATGGALLYRERRLGARA from the coding sequence ATGTCTATGTCTAAGCTTCTGATTACACTCGGTCTCATACTCTTGATGACTACGCCCATCGCGGTCGCGCACGCAGACGCGCATCCATACAGCGGCTCTGGCACTGCCGTTGTATCGGACGCTGGCGCAATGAGCGATAAGGTCACATTCTCTATGTCCGGAGTCACAAGGCTCGAATCCGGAATGGCGTACGAAGGCTGGCTGGTCAACAGCGACTCCGATGACAAGGTCAGCACCGGCGTTATGACCGTACTGCCTGACGGCAGCATCAGCCATTCTTGGACTGATCCGGATGGCGGAAACATACTCGCCATGTACGATACCGTGGCGATTACGGTTGAGACGGTGCCGGATGACGACCCCGGCCCATCTGCAACTATGGCATTCGCCAATACGCTTCCAAGCAATTTGCTTGGCCCCGTTCGCGAACTTGTCGTAGGCGAGCAGGCGGTGGCATATATGCTACAGACGCAGGTTGGCGCGGCGATGAGCAAGATTAGCGACGCGCAGGCCGCCGACGACCTGGATGCTCTTCACGCCTCTACCCAAGAAGCGGTGGACATAATCGACGCCGATGACGGCGTCATCGCGCTGGCAGCGAAGACCACGGAACTCGGTTCGATTGTGTATCAAGCCGCAGTTGATGCCGTTGTCAAAGATGCTTGCGAGTGTGTAACGATGTCCGGGGAAAATATACAGAGTTGGGCTGCGTCAGCCAAGGAAGATGCCGCTGCGGTTATGGCAGAGGATGACCTTGATACCGCCAAGGTCCTGCTAAACATAGTTAACGGCAAGCTGATGGCAGCGGCGGACGGGATTGAAGCCTCCGACATGGGCGGCGCAAGCGACGCATACATGAGCGCGCAGCGCATGGCGACATTCACACTGCCGCCGCCTACCCCCGCAGCAGCCCCCTCAGTTGGCGACAACTATGTGCCGACCACGATGCATCTGATGCTCTTCGCAGCGCTGATGCTCCTAGCCACCGGCGGTGCCCTGCTCTACAGGGAGCGCAGGCTCGGTGCAAGGGCATAA
- a CDS encoding LppX_LprAFG lipoprotein, whose product MPIKDGINGDSIHPKSMKMHNIKRPKPTLVLSIMPLLLATALFSQACGSASAPATPTPINPQAILDDCGRTMAALKSYRFHIEHEGGSTPLNQGMSLTEASGEVAVPDNLALDFTGAAGNFAVKGRLIAIGEDVYMTNPLTGEWHAAAAALSPLKFFAPSQGIAEILSQVRNPTLISHDDGVFRIGGALPASALAPLFGETKPQSSVDVTLTIDKAHLHLTRAELQGIITPTEPAGIKRAITLSNFNEPTGIEAPVG is encoded by the coding sequence GTGCCGATTAAGGACGGTATCAACGGCGACAGCATACACCCTAAGTCTATGAAAATGCACAACATCAAGAGGCCAAAGCCCACCCTCGTTCTAAGCATTATGCCGCTGCTGCTGGCGACAGCATTGTTCTCGCAGGCATGCGGCAGCGCGTCTGCGCCTGCGACGCCCACGCCAATAAATCCGCAGGCGATACTAGACGACTGCGGTCGCACGATGGCAGCGCTAAAATCGTATCGATTTCACATCGAACATGAAGGCGGCAGCACTCCGTTGAATCAGGGGATGTCGCTCACGGAGGCGAGCGGGGAAGTCGCTGTGCCGGACAATCTCGCCCTCGATTTCACTGGCGCGGCGGGCAACTTCGCCGTCAAGGGCAGACTCATCGCCATCGGAGAGGATGTGTATATGACCAATCCGCTGACCGGCGAGTGGCACGCGGCGGCGGCCGCGCTCAGTCCGCTGAAGTTTTTCGCGCCGTCGCAGGGCATCGCGGAGATACTGTCGCAAGTGCGAAACCCTACGCTCATATCGCACGACGACGGCGTATTCCGCATCGGCGGCGCACTGCCCGCATCGGCGCTCGCGCCGCTGTTCGGCGAAACAAAACCCCAAAGCAGCGTCGATGTAACGCTGACAATCGACAAGGCGCATCTGCACCTCACGCGCGCCGAACTGCAAGGCATCATCACGCCGACCGAACCCGCCGGCATCAAGCGCGCCATCACGCTGTCTAACTTCAACGAGCCGACGGGCATAGAAGCGCCGGTGGGTTGA
- a CDS encoding MFS transporter — protein sequence MNTDLSRGRAYLALAVVGAGVFVAADDQTVVVTVLPQMMLDLNLTVVELDHTSWIITGYLLGYVAAMPFIGRLSDIWGHRSTFVASLLLFVIGSAGVALATDINWLIGLRVFQALGAGALVPIAIAIVGDLFPPDKRGAPLGLVGASAEAGGVIGPLWGGAITKFFAWQWVFWLNIPLCAVIIAGTLILLPKSPRHPARFDYIGGALVTTSLAALTLALARIDELDALMVLWFALAAVSLGLFVLRQSTATDPLLPRAMFRVRAFVAANAAHLFVGGALIIGMVTLPLMANTLLGESPLGGGLMLLRMTAAIPAGAVLGGIACQRYDYRLPTALGLMLAALGFWLMSGWDLDIADPWLTVHLATAGFGFGLLIAPIALAATNSVSDDVRGAAAALITTMRVVGMTLGVAALTAWGTGRFDDLVKGVGAPFALPGETAQQAQARIGEIQQQLTDAGLTLFSDFFVVAAALCVVALAPAAFMGWRGRTGKMKGIGKAKRRYCQ from the coding sequence TTGAACACGGATTTGTCGCGCGGTAGGGCTTATCTCGCGCTGGCGGTGGTGGGCGCCGGGGTGTTTGTGGCGGCGGACGACCAGACGGTCGTTGTCACTGTCCTGCCACAGATGATGCTCGACCTCAACCTGACGGTTGTCGAGCTGGACCACACTTCTTGGATTATCACCGGATACCTGCTCGGATATGTAGCGGCGATGCCGTTCATCGGCAGGCTGTCGGACATCTGGGGGCATCGTAGCACGTTCGTGGCATCGCTGCTGCTGTTCGTGATTGGGTCGGCGGGCGTTGCGCTGGCGACCGACATCAACTGGCTCATCGGACTGCGCGTGTTTCAGGCGCTGGGAGCGGGCGCGCTCGTGCCAATCGCAATCGCAATCGTCGGCGACCTGTTCCCGCCGGACAAGCGCGGCGCGCCACTTGGACTGGTCGGCGCGTCAGCCGAGGCAGGCGGCGTCATTGGACCGCTCTGGGGCGGCGCCATCACCAAGTTTTTCGCGTGGCAGTGGGTATTCTGGCTGAATATCCCGCTCTGCGCCGTCATCATTGCAGGCACGCTAATCCTGCTGCCGAAAAGCCCGCGACATCCGGCAAGGTTTGACTACATCGGCGGCGCACTCGTAACGACGAGCCTTGCCGCGCTAACACTCGCATTGGCGCGAATCGACGAACTCGACGCGCTGATGGTGTTGTGGTTTGCGCTGGCTGCGGTCTCGCTAGGACTGTTCGTGCTGAGGCAGAGTACGGCGACGGACCCGCTGTTGCCGCGAGCGATGTTCCGCGTGCGCGCGTTCGTCGCGGCGAACGCGGCGCACCTGTTCGTCGGCGGCGCACTGATAATCGGCATGGTAACCTTGCCGTTGATGGCAAACACGCTGCTGGGCGAATCGCCGTTGGGCGGCGGGCTGATGCTGCTGAGAATGACGGCGGCGATACCGGCTGGCGCGGTGCTGGGCGGCATCGCGTGCCAGCGATACGACTACCGCCTGCCAACCGCACTGGGACTGATGCTTGCGGCGCTGGGCTTCTGGTTGATGAGCGGATGGGACTTGGACATCGCGGACCCATGGCTGACCGTGCATCTGGCAACTGCGGGATTCGGCTTTGGGCTACTCATCGCGCCCATCGCGTTGGCGGCAACGAACTCCGTCTCCGACGATGTGCGCGGCGCGGCGGCGGCGCTGATAACCACGATGCGCGTAGTTGGGATGACGCTCGGAGTCGCCGCGCTGACGGCGTGGGGAACGGGCAGATTCGACGACCTGGTGAAGGGCGTCGGCGCGCCTTTCGCGCTACCCGGCGAGACGGCGCAACAAGCGCAAGCGCGAATCGGCGAAATACAGCAGCAGCTCACGGACGCAGGCTTGACGCTGTTCAGCGATTTCTTCGTAGTGGCGGCTGCGCTGTGTGTTGTCGCGCTGGCGCCGGCGGCGTTTATGGGGTGGCGGGGGAGAACGGGCAAGATGAAAGGCATTGGCAAGGCAAAACGCCGTTACTGCCAATAA
- a CDS encoding aryl sulfotransferase: MGWSIHHPVGLIHYTPAACYTGYTLFSTTHGGKNTYLIDMAGNLVHRWQLDEGIAYAYLLDNGNLLCRVARPRDAGGVETLGGSAAAIVELDWDSNIVWAYRDPMLHHDFERMPNGNTLLLLWEALPKELEAQVKGGFDVDFAPGMLGDVVREVTPDGETVSEWHSWEYLDVNEDIISPLSPRREWTHANCVNLTPDGDMLVSFRLTSTVGIVDRASGEYKWKWGPGEIYHQHHPTWVDGGRVLLFDNGAQRPGVNYSRVIEVDPATNEIHWEYRGAPAISFYSYNISGADRLPNGNTLICEGAPGRFFEVTQRGEIVWEYINPHFVYGRMTGGDGMENSNAAFRCHRYSADHPALIGRDLDPGRYVNTNRLMARGSG; the protein is encoded by the coding sequence ATGGGTTGGTCTATTCATCATCCGGTCGGGCTGATTCACTATACGCCGGCGGCTTGCTATACGGGCTACACGCTGTTTTCCACCACGCACGGAGGCAAGAACACATACCTCATCGATATGGCGGGCAATCTCGTCCACCGCTGGCAATTGGACGAGGGCATAGCCTATGCGTACCTGCTGGACAACGGCAATCTGCTATGCCGCGTCGCCCGTCCGAGAGACGCCGGCGGCGTGGAGACTTTGGGCGGGTCGGCGGCGGCAATCGTGGAATTGGACTGGGACAGCAACATCGTCTGGGCGTACCGCGACCCGATGCTGCACCACGACTTCGAGCGCATGCCGAACGGCAACACGCTGCTGCTGCTGTGGGAGGCACTCCCTAAAGAACTCGAAGCGCAGGTGAAGGGCGGTTTCGATGTCGATTTCGCGCCGGGCATGCTGGGCGATGTCGTGCGCGAGGTTACGCCCGACGGCGAGACCGTATCAGAGTGGCACTCTTGGGAATACTTGGATGTTAACGAAGATATAATAAGCCCGCTTAGCCCGCGCCGCGAGTGGACGCATGCCAACTGTGTGAACCTCACGCCCGACGGCGATATGCTGGTGAGCTTTCGCCTGACCAGCACGGTGGGCATCGTAGATAGGGCAAGCGGCGAGTACAAGTGGAAGTGGGGCCCGGGCGAAATATACCACCAGCATCATCCGACTTGGGTGGACGGTGGGCGCGTGCTGCTCTTCGACAACGGAGCGCAGAGGCCGGGCGTGAACTACTCGCGCGTAATAGAAGTGGACCCGGCGACGAATGAAATCCACTGGGAATATCGGGGCGCGCCGGCAATATCGTTCTACAGCTACAACATTAGCGGCGCGGATCGACTACCTAACGGCAACACGCTTATCTGCGAAGGTGCGCCGGGGCGTTTCTTCGAGGTTACGCAGCGCGGCGAAATCGTCTGGGAGTACATCAACCCACACTTCGTTTACGGCAGAATGACGGGCGGCGACGGTATGGAAAACTCGAACGCCGCATTCCGCTGCCACCGCTACAGCGCGGACCATCCGGCGCTCATCGGGCGAGATCTGGATCCGGGGCGATATGTGAATACGAATAGGTTGATGGCGCGGGGCTCGGGGTAA
- a CDS encoding sulfurtransferase, with protein MAEYAHPESLVSTEWVAEHGGDDGVRLVEVDVDTSAYDQGHIEGAIGWDWTEQLQDTLSRDIISKSDMEELLGGSGISNATTVVLYGDNNNWFAAWAFWQMRLYGHENVKLMNGGRVKWESEGRPLTTDVPSPESVRYMAAEADNDIRAFREDVLNAASSGSAYFVDVRAPEEFSGELLAPAALPQEGSQRGGHIPGAANVPWATAVAPDGSFKSADELIDIYGGSVDNSKPTIAYCRIGERSSHTWFVLTQLLGLDNVSNYDGSWTEYGSIVRAPIER; from the coding sequence ATGGCGGAATACGCGCATCCTGAATCACTAGTTAGCACGGAATGGGTCGCTGAGCACGGCGGCGATGATGGCGTTCGGCTCGTTGAGGTCGATGTGGACACAAGCGCTTACGACCAAGGGCATATCGAAGGCGCAATTGGCTGGGATTGGACGGAGCAGCTGCAGGACACGCTCAGCCGCGATATTATTTCTAAGTCGGACATGGAGGAGTTGCTCGGCGGCTCCGGCATCAGCAACGCCACGACGGTCGTCCTCTACGGCGACAACAACAACTGGTTCGCGGCGTGGGCGTTCTGGCAGATGCGGCTGTATGGGCACGAAAATGTCAAGCTGATGAACGGCGGCCGCGTCAAGTGGGAATCGGAAGGTCGCCCACTCACGACCGATGTTCCCTCCCCCGAGTCGGTCAGATACATGGCGGCAGAGGCGGACAACGACATCCGAGCATTCCGCGAGGATGTGCTGAATGCCGCAAGCAGCGGCAGCGCCTACTTCGTCGATGTGCGCGCGCCGGAAGAGTTCAGCGGCGAGTTGCTCGCGCCGGCGGCACTGCCACAGGAAGGCTCACAGCGCGGCGGGCATATCCCCGGCGCGGCAAATGTGCCTTGGGCAACGGCGGTCGCTCCGGACGGCAGCTTCAAGTCTGCGGACGAGCTCATTGACATCTACGGCGGCAGCGTGGACAACTCCAAGCCCACCATCGCCTACTGCCGCATCGGCGAGCGATCTTCGCACACTTGGTTCGTGCTGACGCAGCTGCTGGGGCTGGACAATGTGTCCAACTACGACGGTTCTTGGACCGAGTACGGCAGTATCGTGCGCGCGCCAATCGAGCGATAG
- a CDS encoding IS1595 family transposase yields the protein MRADIQFSHTKNREIDMNLVQVFHRFPTQEACIEHLEKVRWNDNPSCPLCQSENVARKADGERIGRWNCHECKSSFNVLSGTIFQQTRQPLQKWFLGISLILNAKKSLSAHQLARDLDLTVPTAWRMAHQIRKAMNDSDAEMLSGIVEADEAYIGGKPRKHNHRDKNNPPPAKRGRGTRKLPIIGAVERGGRVVAKPSISVNMSALTDFLSRNVEPEALLITDEYGGYNAMHKRMRHATIDHSVRYADGIVHTNTIEGFWSNLKRAWYGQHHHYSRKFAPAYVIEACYKYNIRKSTDAFGSFLRSAVLA from the coding sequence ATGAGGGCTGATATACAATTCTCCCATACTAAGAACAGGGAGATAGATATGAACCTCGTGCAAGTCTTTCACCGCTTTCCCACTCAAGAAGCCTGCATTGAGCACCTCGAAAAGGTACGCTGGAATGATAACCCATCCTGCCCGCTATGCCAATCCGAGAATGTGGCGCGCAAGGCTGATGGGGAGCGGATAGGACGCTGGAATTGCCATGAGTGCAAGTCCAGTTTCAATGTCCTATCCGGCACGATATTCCAGCAGACGAGACAGCCGTTGCAGAAATGGTTTCTCGGTATATCGTTGATACTGAACGCCAAGAAAAGCCTCTCAGCGCACCAGTTGGCGCGAGACCTCGACCTAACGGTGCCCACGGCGTGGCGCATGGCTCACCAGATACGCAAGGCAATGAATGACAGCGATGCCGAGATGTTGAGCGGCATTGTGGAAGCAGACGAGGCGTATATCGGCGGGAAGCCTCGCAAGCACAATCACCGCGACAAGAACAATCCCCCCCCCGCAAAGCGCGGTCGTGGAACTCGCAAACTCCCCATAATTGGCGCGGTTGAGCGCGGCGGTCGTGTAGTAGCCAAGCCGTCCATTAGTGTCAACATGTCGGCTCTCACCGACTTCTTGAGTCGGAATGTCGAGCCTGAAGCACTGCTAATCACAGACGAATATGGCGGCTACAATGCGATGCACAAGCGCATGCGCCACGCCACTATTGACCATTCAGTGCGCTACGCCGATGGGATTGTTCATACGAACACCATCGAAGGCTTCTGGTCAAATCTCAAGCGGGCATGGTATGGACAGCATCACCACTATTCCCGCAAGTTCGCTCCCGCCTATGTCATTGAGGCTTGCTACAAGTACAACATCCGCAAGTCCACTGACGCCTTCGGCTCGTTCCTTCGGTCGGCGGTGCTGGCATGA